GCGTCACGGTGACCGCCCGCGCGGCGCGGGCGCGCGCCGCCTCGCGAACGGCGGCCGCGGAGCCGTCCGCGGCGGCCTCCTCGGTGAGGAGCAGCACGTCGAGCCGCACGCCGGCCGCGAGCGCCGCGTCAAGCAGCCGCCACCCTTCGATCGCGCACACGCTCGACCGCCGGCCCGGCGCCCGCAGGGCGGCGCGCAGGTCGCGAATGAGCGAATGGTGCCGGCTCGAGATGATCGGCACGTCCACCCCCGCAGACGAATCGGGCCCTCCCTTCGGGGAGGGCCCGCCGCTCACCGCCTGCTCAATTGAAGCTCGTGCGGGCTAGCCGTCCGAGCGCGAGCGCTTGACGAGCGCTTCGAAGGCGCGGTCGTCGCGAACGGCGAGATCGGCGAGCACCTTGCGGTTGACCTCGATCCCCGCGCGGCGGAGACCGAAGATCAGGCGGCTGTACGACGTCCCGTGAATACGCGCCGCGGCGTTGATGCGCGCGATCCACAGCCGCCGGAACTCCCGCTTCCGGGCGCGCCGGTGGTTGAACGCCTGTTGGAGCGCGCGGTGCACCGTCTGGTTCGCGAGCTTGAACCAGCGGCTCTTCTTGCCCCAGTACCCCTTGGCGAGCTTTAGAACTTTGTGGTGCCGGCGACGGGTCGTGACCCCTCGCTTTACGCGTGCCATCTCACCTTCCCCCCTGTCCGTCCCGGGGCGCGGCCGCGCCTTTACCTGTAGGGCAGCAGCGCCGCCACCCGCGCGCGGTCCGTCCCCTCGATCTCCCGCCGCTGGCGCAGCGACCGCCGGCGCTTCGGCGACTTGCCCACCATCAAATGGCCGCCGAGCTGGCGACCGCGCAGCAGACGCTTCCGCGCGGTCACGCGGATCCGCTTCGCCGTCCCCTGGTGCGTCTTGAGCTTCGGCATCTCGTCCCCCTCAGTTCTTCTTCGGCGCCAGAATCATGATCATGTTCCGGCCTTCCATAAGCGGCGGCCGTTCGACGACGCCGACGTCGGCGAGCTGCGCCGCCATCCGCTTCAGAATCTGCTCGCCGACCTGCGGATGTGCCATTTCGCGCCCGCGAAACCACATCGAGACCCGCACCTTGTCGCCGTCCTTCAAGAAGCTCGTGACGGCGCGCGTCTTGGTGTCGAGATCGTGCTGCCCGATCTTCGGGCTCAACCGCATGCCTTTGAGCCCCGACGTCTTCGACTTCTTGTGGGCAACCCGCTCGCGCTTCGCCTGTTCGTACTTGTACTTGCCGAAGTCCATGATCCGGCACACCGGCGGGTTGGCGGTCGACGCCACCTCGACCAGATCAAGCCCGGCGTCCTGCGCGCGCGCGAGCGCGTCGCGCGTCGGTACTACGCCGAGCTGTTCGCCACCGTCCCCGATCAGCCGCACCTCGCGGGCCCGAATGCGCTCGTTGATTCTGATCTCTCTCTCGATAAACGCTCAACCCCCTTGGCTGCCCAAACAAAAAAGGGGCGGCATTGCCACCCCCTCGCACAATCTCGATCGTGCCGACCTCATCGGCAGCGCCCGGCGCGCCATGAGGTGAGAAGCGGATGGCTTCTGCTTGGCACGAGCACTATACCACGTGCCGAGCGGACCGTCAACGAAAAGCGGGCCTCGATGGCCTCATGCGCCCAGCCGCGGACCCGGCCGCGACGTCACCGCGTACGTCGCCAGGTTGACGCCGAACCCGTCGGACACTCCCGCCCTGCCGGTGGCCTTGTCCACAGCCACGAACTCGCAGGAGAGCGTCCCGAGATCGACCGCGAGCCGCAGATAGCCGTAAAGGGTGTCAGAAAACGCCTCGAGTGTGAGCGGATTGCCGTTCGCGTCGGTGCCTGTCACCGGAGGCTTCGGCTTCTGCCCGCCGGCGCCGGGCTTGAAGCCTGATAGATTGAAGTAGCCGCCGCTCCCGGCGACGACGTACGGGATCTGGCGGCCGGCGACCGTCCGCGTGTACCGCTCGTACAGATGGGCGTGGCCGGAGAGCACGACGTCCGGGTAGATGCCGGCCTTCCGGCACGCGGCGTCGATGTCACCCAGCATCGCCGGATTCGGCGTGTGGCTGCCGCTGCCGGTAAACGGCGGATGGTGCACGGCGATGACGACGGCGCGCCGGTCGTTCTGCGCGCGCCGCACGGCCGCGGCTTGCAGTTGGGCTTGCAGAAAGTTGAGTTGGTCCGGGCCCACCTTTGGACCGCTGAGCAGACCCTGGGTCGCGCCCTCGCTCGTGTTCGAGTACAGGCCGATGATCTTGACGAACGGCGCGTCGAGCGTAAAGTACACGCCGGGCTGCGTCATCGTCGTCCGCGCGCAGCCCTGTGCGACGACGTGGTGCACCGGCTTGGCTGTGCAGAAGTTGTTGCAGAACGGCTCCAGCGAGTACTTGACCGGCTCTCCGGGAAAAAGCACGCCGTCGTGGTTGCCCGGCACGGCGAAGATCGGCGCATCGTAGTCGCGGTACGGATCGTAGAACTGATCGTAGTAGTAGCGCTCCTGACCATAGTAGTAGACCACGTCGCCGAGGTGGAAGAAGAACGTCGGTCGCCCGCCCGCGTAGGTCGCGCCTGCGATCTCGGCCGCCATCGCATCCGCCACCTTGAACTGGCTGTCCGGTTGCTTGATGCCGCCGGTGTCGCCGACGGCGTGAAACACGATCTTGCCCGCCCGCTGAATTTGAGAGACGACGCCGGCGCCGACGACGTCCGCGAGTGCGAGCACGGGCGGCGTGCGCCGCGGCACCGGCACCGGCTCGGGTGTGGGGGTCGACTTGATGCTGGCGTCGGCGAAGACGTTCTTAGGGTCAAAGGTGTCGTAGTTGTCCCGCGTCGCGTGCGGATTGGCGAACGCGAAGCCGAGCGGCGACGTCGTGCCGGCGGGCTGAGGATTGGCGGATGGCGAGCCGCGGGCGACGGGCCCACGTTTGACCGCACCGGCCGGGCGCACCGGGACGCGCGTGCCGCGGCGCCGCACGAGGATCCCCCCAGTCTGATGGTGCGGACTCGCTGTTCGAGCACAGAGAGGCTTTTATATTGCACGGCTGTACTCCTCGTTTCGTACTCAAACTTCACGAAACTCATCTAGAGAGGGTAGACCGACGCGTCGGTCTAATCTACCTCTGAAGGCTATGTCCATCCGAACCGTCCGGCGGTCCACGGCCGCCACCGACACGAGGGACCGTCTACTCCAGGCGGCGATGGAGGTCTTCGCCGAGCAGGGGTACCACGGCACCACCGTCGACGACGTTGTCGCGGTCTCGGGCACATCAAAAGGGGCCTTCTACCACTACTTCTCGAGTAAACAGCACGTGTTCCTCACGCTTATGGACACCCTCGCGGGCCTCGTCGAGGCCGGCGCAGAGTCGGCGATCGCCGGCGAACCCACCGCCCTCCGCAAGGTCGAAGGCGCGTTGCGGGTCGTGCTCGAGACCGCCGAGACGCGGCGCGACCTCGCGAAGATCCTGCTCGTCGAAGCGGTCGGCCTGGGCCCCGCCCTGGAGGAGAAACGCCTTGAGATCCACCGCCGCTTCGCGCAGGTGATCCAGCGGCACCTCGACCGTGCCGTCACCGAACGGGCGATCCCCGCCCAGAACACGGCGCTCGCGGCTCAGGCGTGGCTCGGCACGCTCAACGAGGTGATCACGCAATGGCTCGTGGCCGGCGACGGACGCGTGACCGATCGCCTTCCCGACCTTCGGCTGCTGCTGCTGCGCAGCATCGGCGCGTCGGACGCGCGAAAGGAGATCGAACAGTGATGAACCGGCGGACCTTCTTCACCATGGCGCTCGGCGCGGCGTCGCTCGGCGCGGGGTCGAGCCTTTGGACGCCCGCGCGCGTGCGCGCGCAGACGCGGTCCGTCCTCCACATCCGCGTCGTGCACGTTCCCGTCCTGATCTTCGCGCCGCTCTACGTAGCGATCGAGCGGGGCTATTTCACCCGCGAAGGCCTCGACGTCGAACTGATCAGCACGCCGGGCGGCACCTCCGCGTTCGTTGTGCTGGCTAGCGGCCGGGCGGAAGCGGTGATCGGCGGCCTGGGCGCCGGCGTCTTCAACGCGGCGGCGCGCGGGCTCGACTTCAAAGTCGTCGGCCCCGTTCACCTCGAACGGCCGCCGGTAAGCACGCCGCTGGTCATC
This genomic interval from bacterium contains the following:
- the rplT gene encoding 50S ribosomal protein L20, which gives rise to MARVKRGVTTRRRHHKVLKLAKGYWGKKSRWFKLANQTVHRALQQAFNHRRARKREFRRLWIARINAAARIHGTSYSRLIFGLRRAGIEVNRKVLADLAVRDDRAFEALVKRSRSDG
- the rpmI gene encoding 50S ribosomal protein L35, with amino-acid sequence MPKLKTHQGTAKRIRVTARKRLLRGRQLGGHLMVGKSPKRRRSLRQRREIEGTDRARVAALLPYR
- the infC gene encoding translation initiation factor IF-3, producing the protein MRINERIRAREVRLIGDGGEQLGVVPTRDALARAQDAGLDLVEVASTANPPVCRIMDFGKYKYEQAKRERVAHKKSKTSGLKGMRLSPKIGQHDLDTKTRAVTSFLKDGDKVRVSMWFRGREMAHPQVGEQILKRMAAQLADVGVVERPPLMEGRNMIMILAPKKN
- a CDS encoding metallophosphoesterase; translated protein: MRRRGTRVPVRPAGAVKRGPVARGSPSANPQPAGTTSPLGFAFANPHATRDNYDTFDPKNVFADASIKSTPTPEPVPVPRRTPPVLALADVVGAGVVSQIQRAGKIVFHAVGDTGGIKQPDSQFKVADAMAAEIAGATYAGGRPTFFFHLGDVVYYYGQERYYYDQFYDPYRDYDAPIFAVPGNHDGVLFPGEPVKYSLEPFCNNFCTAKPVHHVVAQGCARTTMTQPGVYFTLDAPFVKIIGLYSNTSEGATQGLLSGPKVGPDQLNFLQAQLQAAAVRRAQNDRRAVVIAVHHPPFTGSGSHTPNPAMLGDIDAACRKAGIYPDVVLSGHAHLYERYTRTVAGRQIPYVVAGSGGYFNLSGFKPGAGGQKPKPPVTGTDANGNPLTLEAFSDTLYGYLRLAVDLGTLSCEFVAVDKATGRAGVSDGFGVNLATYAVTSRPGPRLGA
- a CDS encoding TetR/AcrR family transcriptional regulator → MSIRTVRRSTAATDTRDRLLQAAMEVFAEQGYHGTTVDDVVAVSGTSKGAFYHYFSSKQHVFLTLMDTLAGLVEAGAESAIAGEPTALRKVEGALRVVLETAETRRDLAKILLVEAVGLGPALEEKRLEIHRRFAQVIQRHLDRAVTERAIPAQNTALAAQAWLGTLNEVITQWLVAGDGRVTDRLPDLRLLLLRSIGASDARKEIEQ